The following coding sequences are from one Saccharomyces cerevisiae S288C chromosome X, complete sequence window:
- the LAA1 gene encoding AP-1 complex accessory protein LAA1 (AP-1 accessory protein; colocalizes with clathrin to the late-Golgi apparatus; involved in TGN-endosome transport; physically interacts with AP-1; similar to the mammalian p200; may interact with ribosomes; YJL207C is a non-essential gene) translates to MANRSLKKVIETSSNNGHDLLTWITTNLEKLICLKEVNDNEIQEVKEIHTQLDEFVRYISVLENTDDLELHSVFISLSQLYTISIWRLKDEYPGVVFDSAAFLTNVLCEEDVSIDDGDTDPNQKKKKKKSSTKKKKYIYSPAKDIACTILVQLFENFGSSISSLIPLLFNAIFKNLKKIMEKSKYYHATFMTTLLQLFNAILRNSNNDDKILDPATYAKFSKLSKTVFDSISTDEKDFSVTFVSVLIECWTAHFKQTNFIREHSHDIIETIYSRFTEGEIGVYGFANDETRIFTAKSLAEILFDYYFSKNILTLQEVWSIYVKIFLNCDTRDVESGCFESIIHLINLNLLADNTFLSNSKYLDIVLSLSGVFSSYEVNNRSMNTLSRYLRYFQHMHEVILPHLNDSAKTQMLYYILGCSDTYQSSSKSDSASNFKYSIDAKPETQWLTLLQLDFTYVLISDLGSTFTTEENTVKEIRDKLVDLATCEIFTIRVHTVEILKVFLNNCPEYLSETIENSLRALSTDFKSTGKFIFHKNHGHAFIIANLIKGAESDYISYELIMRITVFSTSFIKNNTTSTSSNLYFKGLLCWILLIGLMNYKDEQYLKLQIPQLFLFWKVLLTHTYTYHDEDELYKNLEIRNHALTCLLTYLSNTTIDKEMAKQVSYLLTKCSNFNHSIDLKSKNIDNALLHNENRILQVYLKLEKYINSDFNSSLLILIVKNFSDPNLYTESSSSVLGSLKDIGNRKVSNKDDMESNIVLESSINTLLRQNNGFAFGLSSKITGDRIVNLSMSSAYKYDESISGSWPSKDYNWYNIFEVEVSKPISPILSLDSLILLYGSGSYSQIDRYAPQVTTSLIDSSMELFSSVFPFLNSKIQYSIMETLNLSMFSKMTTPLRSVAVAANVCSALHNALRIMQENNLELDYSVGQLIIESIKKIQFFNDIFLTKIKADCVGLLTAAIARTLGDEERQKFLTEQSRIFIKNVADMDEPYLRMFHVLSLATIFKYNSQYANFEEYFDVIFALMRDPHPVVHSWSLKAMHILLEKHLVIDLKTAALLLSSMEELLVQDKYGIYGRSTLRCNYNRDFNSHVAIGEISRTLTETVGPNFLELNTKVLDSFRNITLSMLISNNILNSITSIKMFENIATFKMKNILNYEIFILASKSIIKSSIVTGIGSSYFDTTFTGSNELISRTSSLKGAFENFDLLTLLYKLQMEEFFMKEMENLSWRYLALFPNSGSVKNYFTEWILHTFKRDNHWFDKLYSIFNMSLGRLFQSYNRDVSALLEVNGLKKSSEKEIKGEEEESIANVNQLTDTDAGGLDSENLQWKSRQIILNLILMLCLESEKYENLLLALSNKIADLIKISFRGSTVRNEGMKLTGLHILNFVLKNYSTMRDPQVPGSSILEQQEAQITSALMPAFSKGSSPTVMSFAITVAAEVLASNIMPPDKLGRISQLLIDLLGNFKDPNSGIRIGEAIIVTPKAKRKIELAVLDAWAEVVQRSITSSNDALFSFTRKYWSILVPLWIISLREYMMIKYNDNDSTVQVKNDSKENSLIEPRSTKIELYEPVWLNFVEALGCTLDSDVQVILASLNDEELEYFLFILFSQCLEAIVKNIDDHSVKMQVLPALHNVLKSNLCIKSIFEDDIITEVVEIMDRLISTGDSKEEFLLVDIISDLIIGYSKCNATPETFLQDIDKLYELLRLLMTIISERLPFIKYNVLTSEEDDNEIKISPTDISLLKKTFIAFESNISNFDNMFKVDLYSCLLFIIGKIYECSHREVIIPIILPLFKALVKALTESEDEKNIVLLEIFYGSIKDVIYHKLDSKNKVATILILLSNGYSKLSFQELNQCANILSEALNNPATQPIALQGFKRIISNIFKYPLLQYFMKLVIKRFFQDIQTNDSLSQASIKTKLIIQFSEEVIKQDHQKASLSIALCLSFFAAYHSAYTEKIDNEVASGIVALAKLDKNSFKEAISSTISPQQKAIIGSVMEAYVKSQSLGSVEEAFQLKSFD, encoded by the coding sequence ATGGCAAACCGATCCCTCAAGAAAGTGATAGAAACATCATCAAACAATGGTCACGATTTATTAACTTGGATAACCaccaatttggaaaagcTTATATGTTTGAAAGAAgttaatgataatgaaataCAGGAGGTTAAGGAAATACACACTCAACTGGATGAGTTTGTGAGGTATATCTCCGTACTAGAAAATACGGATGATTTAGAACTGCATTCAGTGTTTATCAGTTTGTCTCAGCTCTATACGATTTCCATATGGCGTTTGAAGGACGAATATCCTGGTGTAGTTTTTGATTCCGCAGCATTCTTAACAAACGTATTGTGTGAAGAAGATGTATCCATTGATGATGGAGATACCGACCCTaaccaaaagaaaaaaaagaagaagtcaagtacaaaaaaaaaaaagtacatATACTCACCGGCAAAAGATATCGCATGTACCATACTTGTtcaattatttgaaaattttggaagtaGCATCTCTTCCTTAATCCCATTGTTATTTAATgctattttcaaaaacctgaaaaaaattatggaGAAAAGTAAATATTATCATGCTACCTTCATGACAACCCTTCTTCAGCTTTTTAATGCGATTCTAAGAAATTCcaataatgatgataaaatcCTTGATCCAGCCACATATGCGAAATTTTCGAAACTATCCAAAACCGTTTTTGACAGTATTTCCACTGATGAGAAGGACTTTTCAGTTACTTTTGTGTCTGTCCTAATTGAATGCTGGACAGCTCATTTCAAACAAACTAATTTTATCAGAGAGCACTCCCATGATATTATAGAGACCATATATTCTAGATTTACCGAAGGTGAAATAGGTGTTTATGGTTTTGCAAACGACGAAACTCGTATCTTTACCGCAAAATCTTTAGCGGAGATATTATTTGATTATTACTtttctaaaaatattttaacTCTACAAGAAGTATGGTCCATCTACGTTAAGATATTCTTAAACTGTGATACACGAGACGTGGAAAGTGGTTGCTTCGAATCTATTATTCATTTGATAAACTTGAATTTATTAGCTGACAACACTTTTTTGAGTAActcaaaatatttggatATAGTTCTCTCTTTAAGCGGCGTCTTCAGCAGTTACGAAGTGAATAATAGGAGCATGAATACATTATCAAGGTATTTGAGATACTTTCAACATATGCATGAAGTAATATTGCCACATTTGAATGATTCTGCAAAGACTCAAATGTTGTACTACATCCTAGGTTGTTCTGATACTTACCAGAGCTCCTCTAAAAGTGATTCAGcttcaaatttcaaatatagTATTGATGCGAAGCCTGAAACACAGTGGCTTACATTACTGCAGCTTGACTTCACGTATGTGTTAATCAGCGACTTAGGTTCTACTTTCACCACTGAGGAAAATACCGTTAAAGAGATTAGAGATAAACTGGTTGATTTAGCTACATGTGAAATCTTTACGATACGAGTTCACACTgtggaaattttgaaggtttttttgaacaactGTCCAGAATATCTTTCGGAGACCATTGAAAACTCCTTACGTGCACTATCCACTGATTTTAAATCTACAggaaaatttatttttcataaaaatCATGGCCATGCTTTTATAATAGCAAATCTAATCAAAGGTGCCGAGAGCGATTATATTTCCTATGAGTTGATCATGAGAATTACAGTGTTTTCTACATCATTCATTAAGAATAATACTACATCTACCTCTTCTAATTTGTACTTCAAGGGTCTTTTATGCTGGATATTATTGATAGGATTGATGAATTATAAAGATGAACAGTATTTGAAGCTGCAGATACCCCaactatttcttttctggaAAGTTTTATTAACACATACCTACACATACCACGACGAGGATGAATTATACAAGAACCTAGAAATCCGAAATCATGCATTGACTTGTTTATTGACGTATTTAAGCAATACGACAATTGATAAAGAAATGGCTAAACAAGTATCATATTTGCTAACTAAGTGCTCCAATTTTAATCATTCCATTGACCTGAAATCGAAAAACATTGACAATGCTTTACTGCATAATGAAAACAGAATTTTACAGGTATACCTTAAGCTGGAGAAATACATAAATAGCGATTTTAATAGTTCTTTACTAATATTAATCgtgaagaatttttcagatcCCAATCTTTACACCGAGTCAAGTAGTTCCGTTTTGGGAAGCTTGAAAGATATTGGTAACAGGAAAGTGAGTAACAAGGACGACATGGAAAGTAATATAGTATTAGAATCTTCAATTAATACTTTACTTCGTCAAAACAACGGCTTTGCATTCGGCCTATCCAGCAAAATAACTGGGGACCGTATCGTGAATTTATCGATGTCCAGTGCTTACAAGTATGATGAATCAATAAGTGGAAGTTGGCCATCCAAGGATTACAATTGGTACAATATTTTCGAAGTAGAAGTATCAAAACCAATTTCACCCATTTTATCTTTAGATTCACTGATTCTACTATATGGATCTGGGTCTTATTCCCAAATTGACCGCTACGCACCTCAGGTCACTACATCTTTAATCGACTCTTCTATGGAACTTTTTTCATCTGTATTCCCTTTTTTGAATAGCAAAATACAGTATTCCATTATGGAAACTTTAAATTTGTCCATGTTCTCCAAAATGACTACACCATTGAGAAGCGTGGCTGTGGCTGCTAATGTTTGTAGTGCTCTGCATAATGCTTTACGCATCATGCAAGAAAACAATCTAGAGTTGGACTATTCAGTGGGGCAGCTAATTATCGAATCAATAAAGAAGATTCAGTTTTTTAATGACATTTTTCTCACAAAAATCAAGGCAGATTGTGTAGGATTGCTGACAGCGGCTATCGCAAGAACACTTGGCGATGaagaaagacaaaaatTCCTTACAGAGCAATCAAGaatattcattaaaaaCGTCGCAGATATGGACGAACCATACTTAAGGATGTTTCATGTCTTATCATTGGCtacaatttttaaatataACTCACAATATGctaattttgaagaatacTTTGATGTAATTTTTGCATTAATGAGGGATCCACACCCTGTTGTTCATTCATGGTCATTGAAAGCAATGCATATTCTTCTTGAGAAACATTTAGTGATTGATTTAAAGACGGCAGCTCTGTTGCTAAGTTCTATGGAAGAGCTTTTGGTCCAGGATAAGTATGGTATTTACGGACGCTCTACTCTTCGCTGTAACTATAATAGGGACTTTAATTCTCACGTAGCAATCGGTGAAATTTCAAGGACATTGACTGAAACTGTGGGGCCAAATTTTCTAGAACTTAACACCAAGGTTCTTGATTCGTTCAGAAACATTACACTCTCCATgttaatttcaaataatatTCTCAACAGCATAACCAGCATTAAAATGTTTGAAAACATAGCTACttttaaaatgaaaaacatTCTAAACTATGAAATCTTTATTCTTGCTTCTAAGAGCATAATTAAAAGTTCAATAGTGACTGGAATAGGCTCATCATATTTTGACACTACATTCACGGGCTCAAATGAACTCATTTCTCGAACTTCAAGTCTGAAAGGCgcctttgaaaactttgatTTATTGACGTTGTTGTACAAATTACAGATGGAGGAATTTTTCatgaaagaaatggaaaatttgaGCTGGAGATATCTCGcactttttccaaattcCGGTTCTGTCAAGAATTATTTTACCGAATGGATATTACAtactttcaaaagagaTAATCATTGGTTCGATAAATTATACTCAATATTTAATATGAGTTTAGGAAGACTCTTCCAAAGCTATAACAGAGACGTTTCAGCCCTACTAGAGGTAAATGGCctaaaaaaatcttcagaaaaggaaattaaaggcgaagaagaagaatcaaTAGCGAATGTTAACCAACTGACTGACACAGATGCTGGTGGTCTCGACTCTGAGAACCTGCAATGGAAGAGCAGACAGATTATCTTAAATTTAATATTAATGTTGTGCTTAGAATCcgaaaaatatgaaaatctGCTCCTTGCCCTCAGCAACAAAATTGCAGATCTCATTAAAATATCATTTCGTGGATCTACAGTGAGGAATGAAGGCATGAAGTTAACGGGACTACacattttgaattttgttCTCAAGAACTACTCCACCATGAGAGATCCTCAGGTTCCTGGATCGTCGATTTTAGAACAGCAAGAGGCCCAAATAACTAGCGCATTAATGCCTGCTTTTAGTAAAGGAAGCTCACCTACTGTAATGTCCTTTGCTATTACTGTTGCTGCTGAAGTGTTGGCATCGAATATAATGCCACCAGATAAATTGGGAAGAATTTCACAATTACTAATTGACCTTCTTGGTAACTTTAAAGATCCTAATTCCGGTATACGGATAGGGGAAGCTATAATCGTTACACCCAAagcgaaaagaaaaattgaacttGCCGTTTTGGATGCGTGGGCTGAGGTAGTGCAAAGATCCATCACGTCGTCAAATGATGCgcttttctcttttaccAGGAAATATTGGAGCATTTTAGTCCCATTATGGATCATTTCTTTACGTGAATACATGATGATAAAGTATAACGATAATGATTCTACTGTGCAAGTAAAGAATGACtcgaaagaaaatagtCTCATTGAACCAAGAAGTACGAAAATTGAGTTATATGAACCGGTCTGGTTAAATTTCGTAGAGGCCCTTGGGTGCACTCTGGATTCAGACGTTCAAGTCATTTTGGCATCTCTTAACGATGAGGAATTAGagtattttctttttattttatttagcCAATGTTTGGAGGCTATCgtcaaaaatattgatgatcATTCAGTCAAGATGCAAGTTTTACCGGCTTTACACAATGTTTTGAAGAGCAATCTGTGCATAAAAAGTATATTTGAGGATGATATTATTACTGAAGTTGTTGAGATTATGGACAGACTGATTTCTACAGGCGACagtaaagaagaatttttgcTTGTTGATATCATCAGTGACTTGATCATTGGGTATTCGAAGTGTAATGCTACTCCTGAAACATTTCTACAAGATATTGACAAACTATATGAGCTACTGCGACTACTGATGACAATTATTTCTGAGAGGTTGCCATTTATTAAGTATAACGTGCTTACCAGcgaagaagatgataatgaaataaaaatctCTCCCACAGATATTAGtctgttgaaaaaaacatttatTGCGTTCGAATCAAATATCAGTAACTTCGACAATATGTTCAAAGTAGATCTTTATTCATGTCTTTTATTCATCATAGGGAAAATTTATGAATGTAGTCATCGTGAAGTAATAATTCCAATCATACTCCCACTTTTCAAGGCACTAGTAAAAGCGCTTACGGAATCTGAggacgaaaaaaatattgtgTTACTAGAAATATTCTACGGGTCAATAAAAGATGTTATTTATCATAAGCTGGATTCAAAGAATAAAGTTGCAACCATTTTGATCTTGCTGTCTAATGGATACTCTAAGCTAAGTTTTCAGGAACTGAATCAGTGCGCAAATATTCTCTCGGAGGCATTGAATAATCCTGCTACGCAGCCAATTGCTCTACAAGGCTTCAAGAGAATAATAtctaatattttcaaatacccGTTGTTGCAGTATTTTATGAAGTTGGTTATAAAAAGATTCTTTCAAGATATTCAAACAAACGATTCCTTATCGCAGGCAAGCATTAAAACTAAGTTGATAATTCAGTTTTCCGAGGAAGTAATCAAACAAGATCACCAAAAGGCATCATTGTCAATTGCTTTAtgtctttctttctttgccGCATATCATAGCGCATATACAGAGAAAATAGACAACGAAGTAGCAAGTGGCATAGTTGCTTTGGCTAAATTGGacaaaaattcatttaaaGAAGCCATTTCTAGCACTATAAGTCCTCAACAAAAAGCAATTATAGGTTCCGTGATGGAGGCATACGTTAAATCGCAGTCTTTGGGCTCTGTCGAAGAGGCCTTTCAACTGAAATCTTTCGACTAA
- the NCE101 gene encoding Nce101p (hypothetical protein; involved in secretion of proteins that lack classical secretory signal sequences; SWAT-GFP and mCherry fusion proteins localize to the cytosol), protein MVQYAPFLLGKFSDPLLAIMVGCLSYYVYERKMGRPQGHHLHELIKKRWDDRK, encoded by the exons ATGGTTCAGTACGCTCCCTTTCTATTAGGAAA ATTTTCTGATCCGTTATTGGCAATTATGGTAGGCTGTCTCAGCTACTATGTGTACGAAAGGAAAATGGGGCGTCCACAAGGTCATCATTTACACGAGCTCATAAAGAAGCGATGGGACGATCGCAAATAA
- a CDS encoding uncharacterized protein (hypothetical protein; similar to transcriptional regulators from the Zn[2]-Cys[6] binuclear cluster protein family; mRNA is weakly cell cycle regulated, peaking in S phase; induced rapidly upon MMS treatment), translating to MTPKESGKPISCAMKKLKGKRSKILVLSRDAGTNELKPTKGRAHRACIACRKRKVRCSGNIPCRLCQTNSYECKYDRPPRNSSVFDREVSDDSSLYAQRASHEREDSKGPISSIDYKKVVETIFPPETLRQILASSSFNSQNFLDTIKTCLLQGQLNVNQVIRQSLPKDTPWHMQTSVPLPPREIALKFIQKTWDCACVLFRFYHRPTIISILDSIYEAEKHGKQYTPEQVKTQPLIYSVLAVGALFSKEDLSKDSKATREFYTDEGYRYFLEAKNSLDFSNITDIYSIQAIFMMTIFLQCSANLKACYSFIGIALRAALKEGLHRRSSIVGPTPIQDETKKRLFWSVYKLDLYMNCILGFPSGIDESDIDQEFPLDVDDENISTIGIKFQDWRTISSCGMNNKHTKLILIMSRIYKLMYSLRRKPLEEDSRTQIVSLNDQLDNWYAQLPDILKVDTIRYRQTQPPLTVSANDTSSPYTKPKKLLYLDFLLSKIVLYKPFYHYISIDPLDIPEFQFQIHMAENCIEVAKKVIQLSYEMITQNLLSGSYWFSIHTIFFSVACLKFYVYQTEKGLIRNGKVDSDIHNATQLGSEILSLLKGASNASKRTFEVLNQLFKEFNEKTSVLSEQLLNIVKLQRQESSGALVPQLQTNNNFTKCQGELHHGQQHHQTPATSLRSILNLPQGEADLKFQNTNNESHTTTAAQEEYLDKLLAEFEEFDYSINRVLPDVIDFSALIGQDSSANNQIFSSEFSSDPTVN from the coding sequence ATGACGCCGAAAGAATCTGGAAAGCCTATTTCGTGTGcaatgaagaagttgaaagGCAAGAGATCTAAGATTTTGGTTTTATCTAGAGATGCGGGCACCAACGAATTGAAGCCAACGAAAGGAAGAGCACATCGAGCTTGCATAGCTTGCAGAAAGAGGAAAGTACGATGTAGTGGTAATATACCATGTAGACTTTGCCAGACTAATAGTTACGAATGCAAATATGATCGCCCCCCACGGAACTCATCGGTATTTGATAGGGAAGTAAGCGATGATAGTTCCTTATATGCACAGAGAGCTTCCCACGAACGGGAAGATAGCAAGGGCCCTATAAGTTCCATTGATTACAAAAAGGTTGTAGAGACGATCTTTCCACCTGAAACACTCCGTCAAATActtgcttcttcttcttttaacAGCCAGAATTTTTTGGACACTATTAAAACGTGTCTACTTCAAGGACAATTAAATGTTAATCAGGTAATACGTCAAAGTCTACCAAAAGATACGCCTTGGCACATGCAAACAAGTGTTCCATTACCACCCAGAGAGATTGCCTTGAAATTTATTCAAAAGACCTGGGATTGTGCCTGTGTGCTATTTAGGTTCTATCACAGACCTACTATCATTTCTATCTTGGACTCGATATACGAAGCAGAAAAACATGGCAAGCAATATACTCCAGAACAAGTGAAAACACAACCTTTAATTTATTCTGTTTTAGCAGTCGGAGCCCTTTTTTCTAAGGAAGATCTCAGCAAGGATAGTAAAGCAACTAGGGAATTTTACACTGATGAAGGCTACAGATACTTTTTAGAGGCCAAAAACTCTTTGGACTTTTCTAATATTACTGACATCTATTCCATTCAAGCTATATTTATGATGACGATCTTTTTGCAATGTTCAGCAAACTTGAAGGCTTGCTATTCGTTCATTGGTATCGCTCTGCGTGCTGCGTTAAAGGAAGGTTTACACAGGCGGTCTTCCATAGTTGGTCCTACTCCGATTCAGGAtgagacaaaaaaaaggctCTTTTGGTCTGTGTACAAACTAGATCTGTACATGAATTGTATTCTTGGTTTTCCAAGCGGTATCGACGAATCTGATATCGACCAAGAGTTTCCTCTAGACGTCGACGATGAAAATATATCTACTATTGGAATAAAGTTTCAAGATTGGCGAACGATAAGTTCCTGTGGAATGAATAATAAGCATACAAAGCTTATTTTAATCATGTCTCGGATCTACAAGCTAATGTACTCTTTGAGAAGAAAACCATTAGAAGAGGATTCTAGGACGCAGATTGTATCGTTGAACGATCAATTAGATAATTGGTATGCCCAATTACCAGATATTTTGAAGGTTGACACAATACGGTATCGTCAAACGCAACCACCTCTAACTGTTTCCGCAAATGATACTAGTTCTCCATACACTAAACCTAAGAAATTATTATATCTGGACTTCCTTCTATCCAAAATCGTACTCTATAAACCATTCTACCACTATATTTCTATAGACCCGTTAGATATCCCAGAGttccaatttcaaattcacATGGCGGAAAACTGTATTGAAGTTGCCAAAAAAGTTATTCAATTATCTTATGAAATGATTACGCAAAACCTTTTGAGTGGTAGCTACTGGTTTTCCATTCATACAATCTTTTTTAGTGTTGCTTGCCTCAAATTTTATGTCTACCAAACAGAAAAGGGCCTGATACGAAATGGGAAGGTTGATTCGGATATTCATAACGCTACGCAGCTTGGCAGTGAAATATTATCACTTTTGAAGGGTGCTTCAAATGCGAGTAAACGTACTTTTGAAGTATTGAACCAATTGTTCAAAGAGTTTAACGAGAAGACCTCTGTATTATCTGAACAACTTTTGAATATAGTTAAATTGCAACGGCAAGAAAGTAGTGGAGCTTTAGTGCCCCAGTTGCAGacaaataataattttacGAAGTGCCAAGGAGAATTACATCATGGACAGCAGCATCACCAAACTCCAGCCACGAGTCTTCGTTCCATTCTGAATCTTCCACAAGGGGAAGCTGATCTAAAGTTTCAGAATACCAATAATGAGAGCCATACAACGACAGCTGCACAAGAAGAATACTTAGATAAACTTCTAGCAGAATTTGAGGAATTTGACTACTCAATTAACAGAGTATTACCTGATGTCATCGATTTTTCAGCACTAATTGGCCAAGATTCTTCTGCCAacaatcaaatattttccTCAGAATTCAGCTCTGACCCAACAGTAAATTGA